A window from Rhizosphaericola mali encodes these proteins:
- a CDS encoding mechanosensitive ion channel family protein, which produces MLLLLLLVGSFVGAQSQQDSGMHHNKWLQEALTAKDIQHFKDSVTLSILKEQLKKGNSTSEQKLLKEKLDSIQLHASLDISKEMAEIDAERANTFPVPVLLFSDTVFQFYTSIGQYSAAQRAKDLTEKLNYLYKQYPYQPDSLTIQAHADIYAIKYKNEVIAGLSATDALWENTSLKILSEKLVQQINIAVAKYQQENNWTNTLKRIGLVVVLIVAILLLIFITNRIFISSVKKLVRSKSKTLSEIKIKDYKVFSRPHLLSILIQILKVIRIVLVIVYLYIGVTVLFGIFPATQKWSNNIIFFVEAPLRKILSSMLHYLPNLIPIALIVLVFRLITKILKYFTKEIERGQLKIKGFYSEWSRPTYNLVRMVLCVLVVILIFPYLPGSGSIAFKGISVFVGILLSIGSSSAISNAVSGVVITYMRPFKIGDWVKVGEFTGHVIEKNLLVTRIRTLQNEDITLPNTTILNSQTVNYTKPIRDPNTIGLVVKVDVTLDYQTDWKLVSELLKKAALLTEGVLRDPEPFVLQQNLNDFNVAYQLNAYTLQPERMFFIHSDLLHHIVDLFKEADVNMISPQYINIKKD; this is translated from the coding sequence TTGTTATTATTGTTATTGCTTGTGGGTTCTTTTGTTGGAGCACAATCTCAGCAAGATTCTGGTATGCATCACAACAAATGGTTACAAGAGGCGCTCACTGCAAAAGATATTCAGCATTTTAAGGATTCTGTTACTCTAAGTATTTTAAAAGAGCAGCTCAAAAAAGGTAATTCGACCTCTGAACAAAAATTACTAAAGGAAAAACTGGACTCTATTCAGTTGCATGCTTCTCTGGATATCTCCAAAGAAATGGCGGAGATTGATGCGGAAAGGGCTAATACATTTCCCGTACCGGTATTGTTGTTTTCAGATACGGTATTTCAATTCTATACCTCAATTGGTCAATATTCTGCTGCTCAGAGAGCGAAAGATTTAACCGAAAAACTAAATTATTTATACAAACAATATCCTTACCAACCAGACTCACTGACGATACAGGCGCATGCGGATATCTACGCCATCAAATATAAAAATGAAGTCATTGCAGGCTTGAGCGCTACGGACGCATTATGGGAAAATACTTCATTAAAAATACTTTCGGAAAAATTAGTTCAGCAAATTAATATTGCTGTAGCGAAGTATCAACAAGAAAATAATTGGACCAATACGCTGAAACGAATCGGTTTGGTTGTTGTTTTGATTGTAGCTATATTATTGTTGATTTTTATAACGAATCGCATATTTATCTCTTCCGTCAAAAAATTGGTTCGCAGTAAGAGTAAGACCTTATCCGAAATCAAAATCAAAGACTATAAGGTTTTCAGTCGACCACATCTGTTGTCGATATTGATTCAGATATTGAAGGTCATTCGGATCGTATTGGTGATTGTTTATTTATATATTGGGGTGACGGTTTTATTTGGAATTTTTCCTGCTACGCAAAAATGGTCCAACAATATTATCTTTTTTGTAGAAGCACCATTGCGAAAGATTTTAAGTTCGATGTTGCATTATTTGCCTAATCTAATTCCGATTGCGCTGATCGTATTGGTTTTTCGATTAATAACCAAAATCTTAAAATATTTTACCAAAGAAATAGAACGCGGGCAGCTAAAAATTAAAGGCTTTTATTCTGAATGGAGCCGACCAACGTACAATTTGGTACGCATGGTTTTGTGTGTTTTGGTGGTAATTTTGATTTTTCCCTATTTGCCTGGAAGTGGATCTATTGCATTCAAAGGCATTTCGGTTTTTGTAGGTATTCTATTGTCTATTGGTTCGTCTTCCGCGATTTCCAATGCCGTTTCGGGTGTCGTGATTACTTACATGCGACCGTTCAAAATTGGAGATTGGGTAAAAGTAGGAGAGTTCACGGGGCATGTAATTGAAAAAAATCTTTTGGTTACACGTATACGAACTTTACAAAATGAGGATATCACGCTGCCCAATACAACTATTTTGAATAGTCAAACGGTGAACTATACCAAACCTATACGTGATCCCAATACCATAGGGCTGGTTGTAAAAGTCGATGTGACATTGGACTATCAAACGGATTGGAAATTGGTTTCAGAATTGTTGAAAAAAGCAGCATTGTTAACCGAGGGAGTTTTGCGTGATCCGGAACCATTTGTATTACAACAAAATTTGAATGATTTCAACGTGGCTTATCAGTTGAATGCTTACACTTTACAACCTGAACGAATGTTTTTTATACATTCAGATTTGCTACATCATATTGTGGATTTATTTAAAGAAGCCGATGTCAATATGATTTCCCCACAATATATCAATATCAAAAAAGACTAA
- the ubiE gene encoding bifunctional demethylmenaquinone methyltransferase/2-methoxy-6-polyprenyl-1,4-benzoquinol methylase UbiE encodes MSKFAHDNLTPYQDSTLTKKDQVASMFNNIAGKYDFLNHFLSIGIDVIWRKNALNQLKSIQPKKMLDVATGTGDLAIMAAKRLHPESVTGIDISTGMLEVGKEKIKKANLDKVITMLEGDSENLPFDDNTFDAITVSFGVRNFQNLEKGLSEMFRVLKPGGKAIVLEFSRPKQSLFKGIYKLYMNVVTPNVGKMVAKNFEAYDYLNESAKLFPERNDFTKILDDCGYKNTKFIPQTMGICCIYVGEK; translated from the coding sequence ATGTCAAAATTTGCACACGATAATCTTACTCCGTACCAAGATAGTACTTTAACTAAAAAAGATCAAGTTGCCAGCATGTTTAATAATATCGCCGGCAAATATGATTTCTTAAATCACTTTTTGAGTATTGGAATTGATGTCATTTGGCGTAAAAATGCGTTGAATCAATTGAAATCTATCCAACCTAAAAAGATGTTGGACGTTGCAACTGGCACTGGTGATCTAGCTATAATGGCAGCAAAAAGATTGCATCCCGAATCCGTTACTGGGATTGATATCTCCACTGGGATGTTGGAAGTTGGGAAAGAAAAAATCAAGAAAGCGAATTTGGATAAAGTTATCACGATGCTTGAAGGTGATAGTGAAAACTTGCCATTTGATGATAATACTTTTGATGCAATTACGGTTTCTTTTGGCGTGCGTAATTTTCAGAATTTGGAGAAAGGTTTGAGTGAAATGTTTCGCGTATTAAAACCTGGAGGCAAAGCCATCGTATTGGAATTTTCCAGACCGAAACAATCCTTATTTAAAGGTATTTACAAATTATATATGAATGTCGTCACTCCCAATGTAGGCAAAATGGTGGCGAAAAATTTTGAAGCCTACGATTATCTAAATGAATCAGCGAAATTATTTCCCGAAAGAAATGATTTTACAAAAATTTTGGATGATTGCGGGTATAAGAATACTAAATTCATCCCACAGACGATGGGAATATGCTGTATTTACGTAGGAGAAAAATAA